The DNA segment TACCGCGTGGCCGACCTGCACGCGCTGCTCGCGGCGCTGCGCGCGGAAGGGTGTGCCGTGGACGAGAAGGTCGACGAATCGGACTTCGGGAAGTTCGGCTGGGTGATGGACCCCGAGGGGAACCGCGTGGAGCTGTGGGAACCGCCGGCAGGGGATTGAGCGCGCGCCGGCGACCAGTCGCCAAACGACGCCTACGGCTTCGCCACCACCAGTCCAGCGACCCACTGCTTGAGCCGGCTCCCCTCCGGCTCGAGCGCCGCCGCCGCCTCGAGGTATGCCATCGGGTCGGTGCCTAACGGGAGGGCGAGCTTCTTCCCACGGTGGAGCGCGAACAGCTCGCCCCCTTCCGCCAGCAGCACGGCCTGGCTGGAGCCGTAGGCCGCCGAGAGCCCCACGTCGATGAGCAGCACCTTCCCGCCAAAGCGCGGCATGATGGCCCCCTGCGTCGTGGAGTGACCAATGACGATGTGCCGCACGCCGAACTTGCGCAGTACGCTGTCCACGTGCGCGGCCAGGAGCGTCTCGTCGCCCGTGGCGAGTCCGCGATACCAGAGCGGCCCCTCCTCGTCCTCCGCCATGTTCCCGGGGGGCGGCGTGCCGTTCCCCGAGAGCGCGGTGCGCACCCCGTTGTTGAGGGCGGCGATGGTGGAGTCGACGTACTTGGGCGACACGCCGCCGTGGAGGAAGAGCATGTCGCCCACCTTCACCACCGCGTCGTTCTCCCGGATCCACGTGGCATAGCGGCCGTTCCCCTCGAACGCCAGTCGCTGCTCCACCCACCCTAACGGGTGCTGCGCGAACCACTCCTCGCGGTACGCCGTGTCATCGCGCCGAGCGGAGTCGGAGAGGAGGCGCCAAGCGCGCTCCTGCAGCTTTGGCGAGTTGGAGTTGCGGAAGGCCTCGTACTCGCCGGGATGGACGTAGCGCAGGTCGCCCAGGACGTTCATCGCCTCGTGGTTCCCCACCAGCGGAAGGACGCGCCCACCCGCCTTCCGCGCCTCGGCGGTAAGCGTCATCAGCAGCTCCATCACCTTGCGCGAATCGGGGCCGCGGTCGGGGACGTCGCCCGTCTGCACCAGAGTGGTCGAGCCGCCGATCCAGTGCGCCTTGCCGTCGATCACACCGGCCTGCCGCAGCACGGTGAGGAACTGCCCGTAGTCGCCGTGCACGTCGCCCACCGCCACGAGTCGCGGCGCGGCAGGAAAGACGTCCTGCGTACGGCCTGCACGCGGAAGCGCGCATCCGAGCGTGGCGGCGACGAGGGCGAGAAGGGGACGAAGCAGTCGGGGCATGCGCGCGTGACGTCGAGAGGTCCGGGAGATTCTACCCCGCGTACGATCCCGCGGTAGCAGGGAGCTGGGCCGCGCGCGCGACGCTGACTGGCCACGCCTTGCTCCCGTGGCGAGATTCGCCAAGGTCCGGACCACTCGAGTACGGACGCTCCTCTCCCGAGCGGTGCTGAGTACCTGCTCCGCTTGCACCGCCATCTGTATGGAAGGCTGACCATGACGCACCCCACGCTCGAGCCGCTCGTTGTCCAGTCACGGGATGCGCGCGGCGTCGTGACGCTGATGATGAACCGCCCGTCGCAGTTCAACGCGTTGAGCGAGGCGATGCTCGACGCCTTGCAGCAGGCGCTGGACGCCGTGGCCACCGACGAGACGGCGCGCGTGGTGGTGATCAAGGGGGCGGGGAAGGCCTTCTGCGCCGGTCACGACCTCAAGGAGATGCGCGCCGCCCCCTCGCAGGGCTACTACGAGTCGCTCTTTGCGCAATGTGGGCGGATGATGCTCTCCATCCAGAAGCTCCCCGTCCCGGTCATTGCGCAGGTGCACGGGATTGCCACCGCGGCGGGGTGCCAGCTCGTGGCGATGTGCGATCTGGCGGTGGCGACTGCCGACGCGCGCTTTGCCGTGAGCGGGGTGAACCTGGGGCTGTTCTGCTCCACGCCGAGCGTGGCGCTGTCGCGCAACGTGGGGCGCAAGGCCGCCTTCGAGATGCTCGTCACCGGCGCCTTCATCAGTGCGGAGCAGGCGTTGCAGCGCGGGCTGGTGAACCGCGTGGTGGCCGGCGATGCGCTGGAGATGGAAGTCGAATCGCTCGTTGCCTCGATCGTCGCCAAGCCGCGCGTGGCGGTGTCGATGGGGAAGGCGCTCTTCTATCGCCAGTTGGAGGAAGGGATCGAGCGCGCGTATGCCGACGCCGAACAAACGATGGCGTGCAACATGATGGACGACAGCGCGTTGGAAGGGGTACAGGCCTTTATCGAGAAACGCCCGCCAAAATGGTAGGACGCCGCACGCTGCGCCATGCGAGGAGGCCCGGCCGCCAGCTGCAGCGACCGGGCCTCGCTTCACGTTCACCCCGAAGTTACGGCGTGAACGTTCCCTGCCGCTGGCCGATGCGGTAGAGCGCGCCGTCGACCAAACCACCGTTTGCCGAG comes from the Gemmatimonadaceae bacterium genome and includes:
- a CDS encoding metallophosphoesterase is translated as MPRLLRPLLALVAATLGCALPRAGRTQDVFPAAPRLVAVGDVHGDYGQFLTVLRQAGVIDGKAHWIGGSTTLVQTGDVPDRGPDSRKVMELLMTLTAEARKAGGRVLPLVGNHEAMNVLGDLRYVHPGEYEAFRNSNSPKLQERAWRLLSDSARRDDTAYREEWFAQHPLGWVEQRLAFEGNGRYATWIRENDAVVKVGDMLFLHGGVSPKYVDSTIAALNNGVRTALSGNGTPPPGNMAEDEEGPLWYRGLATGDETLLAAHVDSVLRKFGVRHIVIGHSTTQGAIMPRFGGKVLLIDVGLSAAYGSSQAVLLAEGGELFALHRGKKLALPLGTDPMAYLEAAAALEPEGSRLKQWVAGLVVAKP
- a CDS encoding enoyl-CoA hydratase, with the protein product MTHPTLEPLVVQSRDARGVVTLMMNRPSQFNALSEAMLDALQQALDAVATDETARVVVIKGAGKAFCAGHDLKEMRAAPSQGYYESLFAQCGRMMLSIQKLPVPVIAQVHGIATAAGCQLVAMCDLAVATADARFAVSGVNLGLFCSTPSVALSRNVGRKAAFEMLVTGAFISAEQALQRGLVNRVVAGDALEMEVESLVASIVAKPRVAVSMGKALFYRQLEEGIERAYADAEQTMACNMMDDSALEGVQAFIEKRPPKW